One segment of Pseudobythopirellula maris DNA contains the following:
- the istA gene encoding IS21 family transposase, whose translation MELWTEVRRRVLTGELSRRQAAEEYHLNYRTVAKACEHVEPPGYRRSQPRKRPKMAAYLPRIAEILEADKRAPKKQRHTAKRIFERLRDEHGYDGCYESVKEAVREWKQGSQEVFLPLSHPPGEAQVDFGFASIDLAGERVQVALFVITLPYSDALFLQAFLRECTESFQEGHKRAFDFFGGVPTRISYDNSRVAISKITGPRDRERTREFLRLESHYLFASHFCLVRRANEKGKVEGLVGFGRRNFLVPVPQVDSLEELNAELARRCEADLDRTLRGKSGSKRQLLNEDQAAMLDLPKQGFDARRVTQASACGLSLVRFDTNRYSVPVAHARRPITIVATVDEVRLIDAGKLVAKHPRCWKREQDVYDPVHYLALLEKKPGDFDHARPLEKWALPSCFDELRRLLEADGLGAREYIRVLRLLERFDLKPLTDAVEYALDIGVVDADAIRVIAEHRREAPVALFSLDGRPHLRTVAVEATNVAAYGALLSAGQEGGQ comes from the coding sequence ATGGAGTTGTGGACGGAGGTCCGGCGTCGGGTGCTGACCGGCGAGCTGAGCCGGCGGCAGGCGGCCGAGGAGTACCACCTGAACTACCGCACGGTGGCGAAGGCCTGTGAGCACGTCGAGCCGCCGGGCTACCGGCGCAGTCAGCCGCGCAAGCGACCGAAGATGGCGGCGTACCTGCCGCGGATAGCCGAGATCCTGGAGGCCGACAAGCGGGCGCCGAAGAAGCAGCGTCACACGGCCAAGCGGATCTTCGAACGGCTGCGGGACGAGCACGGCTACGACGGCTGCTACGAGAGCGTGAAGGAAGCGGTCCGCGAGTGGAAGCAGGGAAGCCAGGAAGTGTTCCTGCCCTTGTCGCACCCGCCGGGCGAGGCGCAGGTCGACTTCGGTTTCGCGTCCATTGATCTCGCCGGCGAGCGGGTGCAGGTCGCTTTGTTCGTGATCACGCTGCCCTACTCGGACGCGTTGTTCCTGCAGGCGTTCCTGCGGGAGTGCACCGAGTCGTTCCAGGAGGGCCACAAGCGGGCGTTCGATTTCTTCGGCGGCGTGCCGACGCGGATCAGCTACGACAACTCGCGGGTCGCGATCTCCAAGATCACCGGCCCGCGGGACCGCGAGCGGACGCGCGAGTTCCTGCGGCTCGAGAGCCACTACCTGTTCGCGTCGCACTTCTGTCTGGTGCGGCGGGCGAACGAGAAGGGGAAGGTCGAGGGGCTGGTCGGCTTCGGCCGCCGCAACTTCCTCGTGCCGGTCCCGCAGGTGGACTCGCTGGAAGAGCTGAACGCGGAGCTGGCCAGGCGGTGTGAAGCCGATCTGGACCGCACGCTCCGCGGCAAGAGCGGCTCGAAACGCCAACTGCTCAACGAAGACCAAGCGGCGATGCTCGACCTGCCGAAGCAAGGCTTCGATGCGAGAAGAGTGACGCAGGCCTCGGCCTGCGGGCTGTCGCTGGTGCGGTTCGACACGAACCGCTACAGCGTGCCGGTCGCGCACGCGAGAAGGCCGATCACCATTGTCGCCACGGTCGACGAGGTGCGGCTGATCGACGCCGGCAAGCTCGTCGCGAAGCACCCGAGGTGCTGGAAACGCGAGCAGGACGTCTACGACCCGGTGCACTACCTGGCGCTGTTGGAGAAGAAGCCGGGCGACTTCGACCACGCCCGGCCGCTGGAGAAGTGGGCTCTGCCGAGCTGCTTCGACGAGTTGCGGCGGCTGCTCGAAGCGGACGGCCTGGGCGCCCGCGAGTACATCCGCGTGCTGCGGCTCTTGGAACGCTTCGACCTGAAGCCACTCACCGACGCCGTCGAGTACGCGCTGGACATCGGCGTCGTGGACGCCGACGCGATCCGGGTCATCGCGGAGCACCGCCGAGAGGCGCCGGTCGCGCTCTTCTCGCTCGACGGTCGGCCTCACCTGCGGACCGTCGCGGTTGAGGCGACCAACGTCGCCGCCTACGGCGCGTTATTGTCCGCTGGGCAGGAAGGAGGCCAATAA
- a CDS encoding BNR repeat-containing protein has product MPSRIAPLAAATLAALLACAPAADAVETNLIPIDQAFAANSMNHVSFRQSSIMTVGEQQFAAYYDDAGLVTVARRTHSSNTWDVFNTAYTDNNSNLTDDHNVITFGVDGDGFMHLSWGMHDDDLRYIKSDQPVTGATPISFGSEIPMVGDAEGLVTYPQFYNLPGGDLMFLYRTGGSGNGDTQVNRYDLSTGDWSPLHRPLFDGSISGDGLPSVNNYPNTLAFDSQGDIHLTWTVRNTPDFQTNKNLYYARSGDNGSTWTRTDGSSYPLPFGETHSEMVVEIPEGSSLINQTSTAVDQHDNPIIASWWAPGSQQGDHTRQYMLAHYDGAEWRTSQITNRPPESKTGGGSVRELGRPIVMVDDDDRTLVVMRYEERGNVITVAHSKDRENWDFVDLTTEDLGDYEPSFDRELWEQENVLNLLYQPVGLGQQGSTISVLEWDARSFFERLESPKLTLRVDRFTGQVSLVNSSDEPIAVDQYTVASANGLLADGEWQGLAAQGTPGWQTSAAGPSALSEHSSVGLSFDPQNTASLGQAINNQLAFGVDAPQDLTLSYAVADGDIVSGEVVYEGESPNNLTLLVDPGTGQARLINTSNFAVDFDAYTITSESGALRYGDDDWRSLHDSGEAGEGWDEANPDATRVSELQNQGAVTLESGEGYDLGGLFDTSLDQDLGFEFLVAGESQERTGVVRFVSLAPVLTGDYNNNGVVDAADFTIWRDALNTFASLPSDATPGLVTALDYEVWLAHFGETAAATIAPAAPEPMSLVTVVYCLVPLLVFPRFMHQLR; this is encoded by the coding sequence ATGCCGAGCCGGATCGCGCCCCTGGCCGCGGCGACGCTCGCCGCCTTGTTGGCGTGCGCGCCAGCGGCCGATGCGGTCGAGACGAACCTGATCCCGATTGACCAAGCGTTCGCCGCTAACAGCATGAACCACGTGAGCTTCCGCCAGAGCTCGATCATGACCGTAGGCGAGCAACAGTTCGCCGCCTATTACGACGACGCGGGCTTGGTGACGGTCGCCCGCCGCACCCACAGCTCGAACACCTGGGACGTCTTCAACACCGCCTACACCGACAACAACTCGAACCTGACCGACGACCACAACGTGATCACGTTCGGCGTCGACGGCGATGGCTTCATGCACCTCAGCTGGGGCATGCACGACGATGACCTCCGCTACATCAAGTCGGACCAGCCGGTCACCGGCGCCACGCCGATCTCGTTCGGCTCGGAGATCCCGATGGTGGGCGACGCGGAGGGGCTGGTCACCTACCCTCAGTTCTACAACCTGCCTGGCGGCGACCTGATGTTCTTGTACCGCACCGGCGGCTCGGGCAACGGAGACACGCAGGTCAACCGCTACGACCTATCGACCGGCGACTGGTCCCCGCTGCACCGCCCGCTGTTCGACGGCAGCATCTCCGGCGACGGCTTGCCGAGCGTGAATAACTATCCCAATACGCTAGCGTTCGATTCGCAGGGAGACATCCACCTCACCTGGACGGTTCGCAACACGCCCGACTTCCAGACCAACAAGAACCTTTACTACGCCCGCTCGGGCGACAACGGATCGACTTGGACCCGGACGGATGGCTCGTCCTACCCCTTGCCGTTCGGCGAGACGCACTCCGAGATGGTGGTCGAGATCCCCGAGGGGAGCTCGTTGATCAACCAGACCTCGACGGCGGTCGACCAGCACGACAACCCGATAATCGCCTCGTGGTGGGCGCCCGGCTCACAGCAGGGAGACCACACCCGGCAGTACATGCTCGCCCATTACGACGGGGCGGAGTGGCGAACTTCTCAGATCACCAACCGACCGCCGGAGAGCAAGACCGGCGGCGGAAGCGTCCGTGAACTGGGCCGGCCGATTGTCATGGTCGACGACGACGATCGCACCCTCGTCGTGATGCGGTACGAGGAACGAGGCAACGTGATCACCGTGGCCCACAGCAAGGACCGTGAGAATTGGGACTTTGTCGACCTGACAACCGAAGACCTCGGCGACTACGAGCCAAGCTTCGACCGCGAGCTGTGGGAGCAAGAGAACGTGCTGAACCTGCTCTATCAACCCGTCGGACTAGGGCAGCAGGGTTCGACCATCTCCGTGCTGGAATGGGACGCAAGATCTTTTTTCGAGCGGCTGGAGAGCCCTAAACTCACGCTGCGGGTCGACCGCTTCACCGGCCAGGTTTCGCTCGTCAACAGCAGCGACGAGCCGATCGCGGTCGATCAGTACACGGTCGCCTCGGCCAACGGCCTGCTCGCCGACGGCGAATGGCAAGGGCTCGCGGCGCAGGGAACGCCCGGGTGGCAAACCTCGGCCGCCGGGCCCAGCGCGCTTTCCGAACACAGCTCTGTGGGGTTGTCTTTCGATCCGCAGAACACCGCTTCTCTCGGGCAGGCCATCAACAATCAGCTTGCCTTCGGCGTCGACGCGCCCCAGGACCTGACGCTCAGCTACGCGGTAGCCGATGGCGACATCGTTAGCGGCGAGGTCGTCTACGAGGGCGAGTCCCCGAACAACCTTACGCTGCTGGTCGATCCCGGCACGGGACAGGCCCGTTTGATCAACACCTCGAATTTCGCGGTCGACTTCGATGCGTACACCATCACTTCGGAATCGGGGGCCCTGCGCTACGGGGACGACGATTGGCGGAGCCTCCACGATTCGGGCGAGGCCGGCGAAGGCTGGGACGAGGCCAATCCGGACGCGACACGCGTTTCGGAACTGCAGAACCAGGGGGCCGTGACTCTCGAGAGCGGCGAAGGCTACGACCTCGGCGGGCTGTTCGACACGAGCCTGGACCAGGACCTCGGATTCGAGTTCCTCGTCGCCGGCGAGTCGCAAGAACGTACGGGCGTGGTGCGATTCGTTTCTCTCGCCCCCGTGTTGACGGGCGACTACAACAATAACGGCGTGGTCGACGCCGCCGACTTCACTATCTGGCGAGACGCCCTCAACACGTTCGCCTCGCTCCCCAGCGACGCGACCCCGGGGCTCGTGACGGCCTTGGATTACGAGGTCTGGCTGGCGCACTTCGGGGAAACCGCCGCAGCCACCATCGCTCCGGCCGCCCCGGAACCTATGTCGCTTGTGACCGTCGTCTATTGCTTGGTCCCGCTCCTGGTCTTCCCCCGATTCATGCATCAGCTACGATGA
- a CDS encoding DUF1559 domain-containing protein, whose product MKHKSKAFTLVELLVVIAIIGILVALLLPAVQAARESARRSQCTSQEKQFGLAFLGYEDTNKRFPAGRLGCDGNIIPECEGKGLGVGGGNLGQSGASAFLQILPFLEEQGLADLWRIDEVAVWYVDASNNWFRDPSVQQAMRIQPALMRCPSDGESQVFAQYKHHVPSGSRDIPVTAGSYALSMGSNGPEGSAPVFPSNDVKFYNTGVFVYARTFRISQITDGLSKTFFVGESINGHDPNSSSIWSNGNRCNLMRSTNLPMNTPYDVSAIVENAAEAGGPGGWVNCTFSSKHPGGGNFLFGDGHVSFLSENISDANYQALSTREGEEVLSESY is encoded by the coding sequence ATGAAGCACAAATCAAAAGCCTTCACCCTCGTCGAGCTGTTGGTGGTGATCGCCATCATCGGCATCCTTGTGGCGCTGCTCCTCCCGGCGGTGCAGGCCGCCCGCGAGTCGGCGCGAAGGTCGCAATGCACGAGCCAAGAGAAGCAGTTCGGATTGGCTTTCCTTGGCTACGAGGACACGAACAAGAGGTTTCCCGCGGGCCGGCTGGGCTGCGACGGGAACATCATCCCCGAGTGCGAGGGAAAAGGCCTCGGCGTCGGTGGCGGCAACCTCGGCCAGAGCGGCGCCAGCGCCTTCCTCCAGATCCTTCCCTTCCTCGAGGAGCAAGGCCTCGCCGACCTGTGGCGGATTGACGAAGTGGCCGTGTGGTACGTCGACGCCTCGAACAACTGGTTTCGCGATCCGAGCGTGCAGCAGGCGATGAGGATTCAGCCTGCGCTGATGCGTTGCCCCAGCGACGGCGAGTCGCAGGTCTTCGCCCAGTACAAGCACCACGTCCCCTCCGGCTCGCGCGACATCCCGGTCACCGCAGGGAGCTACGCGCTCTCGATGGGATCGAACGGCCCCGAGGGGTCTGCGCCGGTGTTCCCCAGCAACGACGTGAAGTTCTACAACACGGGAGTGTTTGTCTACGCAAGAACGTTCCGCATTTCGCAGATCACCGACGGCCTCAGCAAGACGTTCTTCGTCGGAGAGTCGATCAACGGGCACGACCCGAACAGCTCGAGCATCTGGTCCAACGGCAACCGCTGCAACCTGATGCGATCGACCAACCTGCCGATGAACACGCCTTACGACGTCAGCGCGATCGTCGAGAACGCCGCCGAGGCGGGGGGCCCTGGCGGATGGGTGAACTGCACCTTTTCGAGCAAGCACCCCGGCGGCGGCAATTTCTTGTTCGGCGACGGCCACGTCTCGTTCCTCAGCGAGAACATCTCCGACGCCAATTACCAGGCTCTCTCGACGCGCGAGGGCGAAGAGGTGCTCAGCGAGAGTTACTGA
- a CDS encoding PEP-CTERM sorting domain-containing protein codes for MTRLGMTAVIAYAMCASCALANPIGLIDDYSDASLSEYTLTKILDQGSQDNVGFSSPSGVLQASSSGADGAEQVLFLRNDGWSLDVGEELQVDVDITFASGNDLGIAVGATPVAGVRENYLFISMRSPTQVNSRGFIGSSEIGQAQAFDVDASKLFIARTADNIFELGYYGGTGREVLRTDDVGANLSIGDNVGFYADLRSDLAGFTGMDNLQIVPEPASLALLGLAALGLVARSRD; via the coding sequence ATGACTCGACTTGGAATGACTGCTGTGATCGCCTATGCGATGTGCGCCTCTTGCGCCCTCGCCAACCCGATCGGATTGATCGACGACTACTCGGACGCGTCGCTGTCGGAGTACACACTGACTAAGATCCTCGACCAGGGGTCGCAAGATAACGTCGGCTTCTCAAGCCCCAGCGGGGTTTTACAAGCGAGCTCCAGCGGAGCCGATGGCGCCGAGCAGGTGCTGTTCCTAAGGAACGACGGCTGGAGCCTCGATGTTGGCGAGGAACTCCAGGTCGATGTCGATATCACGTTCGCCAGCGGCAACGACCTCGGCATCGCCGTCGGGGCGACGCCCGTCGCGGGGGTCCGTGAAAATTACCTGTTCATCTCGATGCGCTCGCCGACGCAGGTCAACTCTCGCGGCTTTATTGGGTCTTCCGAGATCGGACAAGCCCAGGCGTTCGACGTGGACGCCAGCAAGCTGTTCATCGCGAGGACGGCGGATAATATTTTCGAGCTCGGCTACTACGGCGGCACGGGACGCGAGGTGCTGCGAACCGACGACGTGGGAGCTAATCTCAGCATCGGCGACAACGTCGGGTTCTACGCCGACCTCCGCAGCGATTTAGCCGGCTTCACCGGCATGGACAACCTGCAGATCGTTCCCGAACCCGCATCGCTGGCGCTCCTTGGCCTCGCCGCCCTGGGGCTGGTGGCTCGGAGCCGGGACTGA
- a CDS encoding PEP-CTERM sorting domain-containing protein — protein MKLFIKTTAAALLVLSCQAVLAQPVGALLTNWDADGDGSGTGPWTTATNWNPNLVPNVNNEDSAVINGGGAATVGSVVSAQAGGLVLGQNGGDSGTLLVQSGGAITFVEDASFPADGSVRVGQGGTGTLHMTGGSLTAVSLTSAGEADSLIRLEGASTLTTATANLARTTSVVGPNVSFLSTGALTLDPAHTLVAEITAASHSPLVSDTSAALGGTLSVDFAGYSPSTSDTWDLISAPTISGAFGAIEFTGGASLGPGQAYSTRMQPSGLNTVMQLFIEQRLILNVDRASGEVTISNPGASGIELDGYSVRSASGGLIPDGWNPLATQLGPPWAQANPSANHISELIAAAGETTSTIAAGTSISLGEVYFPTAPVAFGEPVDNLVFDYTRPGANGLDAEVIYTGPETINNLTLYVDPATGETTLRNTSPFEVEIEAYTITSASQSLLPGEGDWSSLDDQGAAGDAWQEANAGAGRLSELMTDGVTPLGIHTSFTMGELFDTSGEEDLVFEFLLAGESEAFTGEVVYAAAPAATLLPGDYNNNGTVDAADFTVWRDALHTATTLPGDTSPGAVSHVDYTVWVNNFGASLASLASQSRAVPEPASFGLAGLLVGGILVWRRRG, from the coding sequence ATGAAACTCTTCATCAAAACCACGGCTGCCGCCTTGCTGGTGCTATCGTGCCAGGCGGTGCTGGCCCAGCCAGTGGGCGCCTTGCTAACGAACTGGGACGCCGACGGCGACGGCTCAGGCACGGGCCCCTGGACCACGGCCACGAACTGGAATCCGAACCTCGTACCGAACGTGAACAACGAGGATTCGGCCGTCATCAACGGCGGGGGCGCCGCCACGGTCGGATCAGTCGTGTCGGCGCAAGCTGGCGGGCTGGTGCTCGGCCAGAACGGCGGCGATTCGGGCACGCTCCTCGTTCAGAGCGGTGGGGCGATTACTTTCGTCGAAGACGCCTCGTTCCCTGCCGACGGCAGCGTGCGCGTCGGCCAGGGGGGGACGGGAACATTGCACATGACCGGCGGCTCGCTCACCGCGGTGAGCCTCACCTCCGCTGGCGAAGCCGACAGCCTGATCCGGCTGGAGGGGGCGTCGACTCTCACGACGGCGACGGCAAATCTGGCGCGCACCACCAGCGTGGTCGGCCCGAACGTGAGCTTTCTCTCGACAGGCGCGCTGACGCTCGACCCGGCTCACACGCTCGTGGCGGAGATCACCGCCGCGAGCCACTCGCCGCTCGTGTCGGACACGTCGGCCGCCTTGGGGGGCACGCTGTCGGTTGACTTCGCTGGCTATTCACCTTCCACAAGCGACACCTGGGATCTCATCTCGGCTCCCACGATCAGCGGCGCTTTTGGTGCGATCGAGTTCACCGGCGGCGCCAGCCTCGGGCCGGGGCAAGCCTACAGCACGCGTATGCAGCCGTCGGGTCTCAACACCGTGATGCAGCTCTTCATCGAGCAACGCTTGATCCTCAACGTCGACCGGGCGAGCGGCGAAGTAACGATCTCCAATCCCGGCGCGAGCGGCATCGAGCTTGACGGCTACTCCGTGCGATCCGCAAGCGGCGGGCTGATCCCCGACGGCTGGAACCCGCTCGCGACGCAGCTCGGCCCACCCTGGGCGCAGGCGAACCCCTCGGCGAATCACATCAGCGAATTGATCGCGGCGGCGGGCGAGACGACTTCCACCATCGCCGCTGGAACCTCGATCTCCCTGGGCGAGGTTTACTTCCCGACCGCGCCCGTCGCCTTCGGAGAACCGGTCGACAACCTCGTGTTCGATTACACCCGTCCGGGCGCCAACGGGCTCGACGCCGAGGTCATTTACACCGGCCCGGAGACCATCAACAACCTCACGCTCTACGTCGACCCCGCCACGGGCGAGACGACGCTCCGCAACACCTCACCGTTTGAGGTCGAGATCGAAGCCTACACCATCACCAGCGCCAGCCAGTCTCTGCTGCCGGGCGAGGGCGACTGGTCGAGTCTCGACGATCAGGGCGCCGCCGGCGACGCCTGGCAAGAGGCCAACGCCGGCGCCGGCCGGCTGTCGGAACTGATGACGGACGGCGTGACGCCACTCGGGATCCACACTTCTTTCACCATGGGCGAGCTGTTCGACACGTCCGGCGAAGAGGACTTGGTGTTCGAGTTCCTGCTCGCGGGCGAGAGCGAGGCCTTCACCGGTGAGGTGGTTTACGCCGCGGCGCCGGCGGCCACGCTTCTGCCGGGCGACTACAACAACAACGGCACGGTCGACGCGGCCGACTTCACGGTGTGGCGCGACGCGCTCCACACCGCAACGACGCTGCCGGGCGACACCTCGCCCGGCGCCGTCAGCCACGTGGACTACACCGTCTGGGTCAACAACTTTGGCGCGTCGCTCGCGTCGCTCGCGTCGCAATCGCGAGCGGTTCCCGAACCGGCTTCGTTCGGTTTGGCCGGGTTACTCGTGGGGGGGATTCTGGTTTGGCGGAGACGTGGGTAA
- a CDS encoding FecR domain-containing protein: MNTNRPNARLRRLLDAALVDRLSDPEREELDAWMREDDRAIDLFVKYCQLDAALYFEIRAAAASRRATVALEVLQQASDARQERRVDRGSTGGGKPARKARWWETRHPFSALAAAALFVFGVGVWYAVSNQTILAERQPQPVARLASVDGAEWLGEGFEPGHQFVEADSVYLTAGSARISMASGAEIALRAPCFVTLDTPMGVGLEEGVLTAQVADWAHGFSVITQSMRVVDLGTKFAVSADGRGSIETHVLDGQVRVEPLDQSKARRRSLLLSGGEALRVQHDQKLSVRLKADREFYDAELNDVLPYKPIRVFNTGGGLTPGDEDQHWRVVAGPRCEHYTGPQFAVVCEADRRYLPNDPQRSQWISLKSPLRPGIPQNTTFTFQTKFDLTGYNLSSVVVAAQVIADNGVKAVRINGADVPFESWTLNERDQVFNRFNVIEINEGFVAGTNTVEFDVWNGVDRYTSSGVNPLAIRVEWHAFGRLQRRAPVAPMATVLLQ; encoded by the coding sequence TTGAACACCAACCGCCCCAACGCACGCTTGCGTCGCCTGCTAGACGCCGCCCTGGTCGACCGGCTCTCGGATCCCGAGCGTGAAGAGCTCGACGCCTGGATGCGGGAGGACGACCGGGCGATCGACCTGTTCGTGAAGTACTGCCAGCTTGACGCCGCGTTGTACTTTGAGATCCGTGCGGCGGCGGCTAGCCGCCGCGCTACCGTCGCTCTCGAGGTCTTGCAACAAGCCTCCGACGCCCGCCAGGAGCGACGCGTTGATCGTGGCTCGACCGGCGGCGGCAAGCCGGCCCGCAAAGCACGCTGGTGGGAGACGCGTCACCCCTTCTCGGCGCTGGCGGCCGCTGCGCTGTTCGTGTTCGGCGTTGGAGTATGGTACGCCGTTTCGAACCAAACAATCCTTGCCGAGCGACAACCGCAGCCCGTGGCCCGCTTGGCCTCGGTCGACGGCGCCGAGTGGCTGGGCGAAGGGTTTGAGCCCGGGCACCAGTTCGTCGAGGCGGATTCTGTGTACCTCACGGCCGGATCGGCTCGCATCAGCATGGCGAGCGGCGCCGAGATTGCCTTGCGAGCGCCATGCTTTGTCACGCTCGACACGCCGATGGGGGTCGGTCTCGAGGAGGGGGTGCTCACGGCCCAAGTGGCCGACTGGGCGCACGGCTTCAGCGTCATCACTCAATCGATGCGGGTCGTCGACCTGGGGACAAAATTCGCGGTCTCGGCCGACGGTCGCGGTTCGATCGAAACCCACGTGCTCGACGGGCAGGTGCGCGTCGAGCCACTCGACCAATCCAAGGCTAGACGCCGCAGCCTGTTGCTCTCGGGGGGCGAGGCCTTGCGGGTGCAGCACGACCAGAAGCTGTCGGTTCGGCTGAAGGCGGACCGCGAGTTTTACGACGCCGAGCTGAACGATGTCCTCCCCTACAAGCCGATACGCGTGTTCAACACCGGGGGCGGCCTGACGCCGGGCGACGAAGACCAGCACTGGCGCGTGGTCGCCGGGCCCCGGTGCGAGCATTACACGGGCCCGCAGTTCGCCGTCGTCTGTGAGGCGGACCGGCGGTACCTGCCCAACGACCCGCAGAGGTCGCAATGGATCTCGCTCAAGTCGCCGCTGCGTCCCGGCATCCCGCAGAACACCACGTTTACCTTTCAAACCAAATTCGATTTGACCGGCTACAACCTCTCGTCCGTTGTCGTGGCGGCCCAGGTGATCGCCGACAACGGCGTGAAGGCTGTGCGGATCAACGGCGCCGATGTCCCCTTCGAGTCCTGGACACTCAACGAACGTGACCAGGTTTTCAATCGCTTCAACGTGATCGAGATCAACGAGGGGTTCGTCGCCGGCACGAATACGGTGGAGTTCGACGTCTGGAACGGCGTTGACCGTTACACCAGCAGCGGCGTCAACCCGCTCGCAATACGCGTGGAATGGCACGCCTTTGGCAGACTCCAGCGGAGAGCGCCCGTGGCGCCCATGGCGACCGTGCTGCTGCAGTAG
- a CDS encoding sigma-70 family RNA polymerase sigma factor, which produces MAIDKPNSSDADDRQLFVELLNENHSRLFGFIYTHVLNLADAEDLFQQVAMVLWTKFDQFERGTEFGSWAMRVADFTIKNFMRGRRRSKVYFSDEVVQRIVDHQTVAPEGQVAQRADALRGCLKKLQATDFKLLEKCYGAESRIKDIARAEGRTAGALYTALSRIRRVLLACIERTLKAEASS; this is translated from the coding sequence ATGGCGATCGACAAGCCCAATAGCAGCGACGCGGACGATCGGCAGCTTTTTGTCGAGTTGCTCAATGAGAACCACAGCCGACTGTTCGGCTTCATCTACACGCACGTCCTCAACTTGGCGGACGCGGAAGACCTGTTCCAGCAGGTGGCCATGGTCCTATGGACCAAGTTCGACCAGTTCGAGAGGGGCACGGAATTCGGCAGCTGGGCGATGCGAGTGGCCGACTTCACGATCAAGAACTTCATGCGAGGCAGGCGTCGCAGCAAGGTCTATTTCAGCGACGAAGTCGTGCAACGGATCGTCGATCACCAGACCGTGGCGCCGGAGGGGCAGGTGGCGCAACGGGCCGATGCGCTCAGGGGATGCTTGAAGAAACTTCAAGCTACGGATTTCAAGCTGCTGGAAAAATGTTACGGAGCGGAGTCGCGGATCAAGGACATCGCCCGCGCCGAGGGGCGGACCGCCGGCGCGCTGTACACCGCGTTGAGTCGGATCCGACGTGTCCTGCTCGCTTGTATTGAACGGACCCTCAAGGCCGAGGCTTCTTCTTGA